From the Anoplopoma fimbria isolate UVic2021 breed Golden Eagle Sablefish chromosome 14, Afim_UVic_2022, whole genome shotgun sequence genome, one window contains:
- the pomk gene encoding protein O-mannose kinase isoform X1 yields MEGTMGRSSSSSMSHGFPVVGVCLAALLLSNALIYLYLDSLYQTDGQLVSSHIGCVPRHFKMATMKNCTPWLQCSQINAEVRKLKLIGQGAVKKVYLAEWRGQKVALSELSSLDYLEDFLHGLSMLQALQGPQVVQLVGFCLEDRTQVTEHHPLGPLLNLNGVLAQEHHQQHNTWQIRLRLAIDYVSILHYLHNSPTGRRVMCDSSSLEKTLSQFLLTSDFHLVVNDLDALPEVDLSRGLLVKCGHRELTGDFVAPEQLWPFKTKGKPFSDDLMPEYDERTDIWKIPDVTWFLMGRVPGGDVVHFQLFQIHEECKKEDPKRRPSALDVLKVYKSVYSSMVRDHAGFRDML; encoded by the exons aTGGAGGGCACCATGGGTCGGAGCAGTAGCAGTTCAATGTCTCATGGTTTTCCAGTGGTGGGGGTTTGCCTTGCTGCTTTGCTCCTCAGCAATGCCTTGATCTACCTGTATCTGGATTCTTTGTATCAGACTGATGGGCAGCTGGTGTCATCCCATATTGGCTGTGTGCCTCGACATTTTAAAATGGCGACCATGAAAAACTGCACCCCCTGGCTCCAGTGTTCACAGATAAATGCCGAAGTCCGTAAGCTGAAGCTGATTGGCCAGGGAGCTGTTAAGAAG gTCTATCTGGCAGAGTGGAGGGGTCAGAAGGTGGCTTTGTCCGAACTATCCTCTCTGGATTACCTGGAGGATTTTCTCCATGGATTGTCTATGTTACAGGCCCTGCAGGGCCCCCAGGTAGTGCAGTTGGTGGGGTTTTGCCTCGAAGACCGCACCCAGGTCACCGAGCACCACCCACTTGGCCCCTTGCTTAACCTGAATGGTGTTCTTGCACAAGAGCATCACCAGCAACACAACACATGGCAGATTCGTCTGAGGCTGGCTATAGATTATGTCTCTATCCTTCATTATCTTCATAACAGCCCAACTGGGCGACGGGTTATGTGTGATTCCAGCAGCCTGGAGAAAACTCTCTCCCAGTTTCTGCTGACAAGTGACTTCCACCTGGTAGTGAATGATCTCGATGCACTGCCTGAGGTGGATCTGTCCAGAGGCTTGTTGGTGAAATGTGGTCATCGGGAGCTCACAGGTGACTTTGTTGCTCCAGAGCAACTGTGGCCATTCAAAACCAAAGGGAAGCCATTTTCAGACGATCTAATGCCTGAGTATGATGAGAGGACAGACATCTGGAAGATCCCAGACGTGACTTGGTTCCTAATGGGAAGGGTACCTGGAGGGGATGTAGTTCACTTCCAACTGTTTCAGATTCACGAGGAGTGTAAGAAGGAAGACCCCAAGCGCCGCCCTTCAGCACTGGATGTTTTGAAGGTGTACAAATCAGTCTACAGTAGCATGGTGCGGGACCATGCTGGCTTTAGAGACATGCTGTAG
- the pomk gene encoding protein O-mannose kinase isoform X2 — translation MATMKNCTPWLQCSQINAEVRKLKLIGQGAVKKVYLAEWRGQKVALSELSSLDYLEDFLHGLSMLQALQGPQVVQLVGFCLEDRTQVTEHHPLGPLLNLNGVLAQEHHQQHNTWQIRLRLAIDYVSILHYLHNSPTGRRVMCDSSSLEKTLSQFLLTSDFHLVVNDLDALPEVDLSRGLLVKCGHRELTGDFVAPEQLWPFKTKGKPFSDDLMPEYDERTDIWKIPDVTWFLMGRVPGGDVVHFQLFQIHEECKKEDPKRRPSALDVLKVYKSVYSSMVRDHAGFRDML, via the exons ATGGCGACCATGAAAAACTGCACCCCCTGGCTCCAGTGTTCACAGATAAATGCCGAAGTCCGTAAGCTGAAGCTGATTGGCCAGGGAGCTGTTAAGAAG gTCTATCTGGCAGAGTGGAGGGGTCAGAAGGTGGCTTTGTCCGAACTATCCTCTCTGGATTACCTGGAGGATTTTCTCCATGGATTGTCTATGTTACAGGCCCTGCAGGGCCCCCAGGTAGTGCAGTTGGTGGGGTTTTGCCTCGAAGACCGCACCCAGGTCACCGAGCACCACCCACTTGGCCCCTTGCTTAACCTGAATGGTGTTCTTGCACAAGAGCATCACCAGCAACACAACACATGGCAGATTCGTCTGAGGCTGGCTATAGATTATGTCTCTATCCTTCATTATCTTCATAACAGCCCAACTGGGCGACGGGTTATGTGTGATTCCAGCAGCCTGGAGAAAACTCTCTCCCAGTTTCTGCTGACAAGTGACTTCCACCTGGTAGTGAATGATCTCGATGCACTGCCTGAGGTGGATCTGTCCAGAGGCTTGTTGGTGAAATGTGGTCATCGGGAGCTCACAGGTGACTTTGTTGCTCCAGAGCAACTGTGGCCATTCAAAACCAAAGGGAAGCCATTTTCAGACGATCTAATGCCTGAGTATGATGAGAGGACAGACATCTGGAAGATCCCAGACGTGACTTGGTTCCTAATGGGAAGGGTACCTGGAGGGGATGTAGTTCACTTCCAACTGTTTCAGATTCACGAGGAGTGTAAGAAGGAAGACCCCAAGCGCCGCCCTTCAGCACTGGATGTTTTGAAGGTGTACAAATCAGTCTACAGTAGCATGGTGCGGGACCATGCTGGCTTTAGAGACATGCTGTAG